Proteins from a genomic interval of Acetobacterium woodii DSM 1030:
- a CDS encoding PD-(D/E)XK nuclease family protein — protein sequence MGITMMVGRQSQVLSETVYRQISEALASKKEKLYLMVPEQFTLGAEEALIQANQFSGLLNVEVLSPKRLGNRVLQETGGLIKTYMDNHGKDMLLQKALSDIQEDLTIYRSSVKKPGFLRSISDLISELKQNEITLTQLELTQKNLNHGIMLQKMDDVIKIYRYFQELLGSDRKDQEDFRNLVCQKIPLAKFLKNGEIWLDGFQNFSAQDYQMIRNLATTVNEIHIALPYDPNPDARDQEVFQLTQNTINALKQIGASSAVSFKLESVSGDLAKQPELKHLEANLFAYPKKIFNQEVQKITLNQCQNTWEEVETGARKIIELIRDDGFSFRDIVVLTGDMEEYGSIIKRVFTQYKIPFFMDDLRAIGDNHLIEAVVTALEVIQNNYRIDDVFGFVKTGFATITLEECEDLENYAIEFGIRGKQWEREFTRISQNEALDLENLNVLRKRLMIPLVQLKEAMALGKTAKDYTKALYDFLVATAIPEKIDSLVEKLTEAGNYEAMEIYHQIWNILIEVFDQIVETMGDDAMTKDAYLRILKSGFQGYQLGIIPPQRDYVSITDLRRSRSSAFEVLIVFGLNEGKIPGSGTEPNLFSDLERQILGAHQIKLQNNRSFQMDQERFLVYDLLTRPKSQLALHWALADMEGKTQQPSILLSQLVEIFPKIQINSAINDGVERFWELLSTPEGTLWQLISYLRNNQDADNNPEKIKAAALWNVVKVWYKNNPDYQKRYQNLLTALNYTGVSQEMTGSEATTLYGKNLRTSITRLETHRQCPFSHYVKYGLKPQGRPIYNIEAPEIGTLLHELIDGFFRTVQAKNLDLRSLPKTQRDKMVEDVMAKCLPQIKTNVFNSTGQNQYLGKKLERVGKKSIDILVQQLCAGEFEPKATEFSFEREVSLPDTQLGEVKIYGKIDRLDLYEKDGNTWVKVVDYKTGSKKLGYDDIYYGLSLQLLVYLDGAMMVIDADELLPGGTFYFYVDDPMPRLDFGEKIEAAINKSFKLNGLLLDDAVVIAAMDHNSDTKTSEILPVYRSEFKLSQNEFEEIIDYVRKTVVRQIKKIYEGDIKIRPYKKGNTRACQFCEYKGICQFDDEIIKGGYDVLKATMKKEQFFKLIQGGDTDAVDQ from the coding sequence ATGGGGATTACAATGATGGTTGGCCGGCAGTCACAGGTTTTGAGCGAAACGGTTTATCGGCAAATCAGCGAGGCGTTAGCATCAAAAAAAGAAAAACTTTATTTAATGGTTCCCGAACAGTTTACTTTAGGCGCTGAAGAAGCATTGATTCAGGCCAATCAGTTTTCGGGATTATTAAATGTTGAAGTGCTCAGTCCCAAACGATTGGGAAACCGCGTGTTACAGGAAACCGGCGGGCTGATAAAAACCTACATGGATAACCACGGCAAAGATATGCTGTTGCAGAAAGCTTTAAGTGACATCCAGGAAGATTTAACCATTTATCGTTCCAGTGTTAAAAAACCGGGTTTTCTCAGAAGTATTTCCGATTTAATCAGTGAATTAAAGCAAAATGAGATCACCCTGACGCAATTAGAACTGACGCAAAAAAACTTAAATCATGGAATTATGTTGCAAAAAATGGATGATGTGATTAAGATCTATCGCTATTTTCAAGAACTATTGGGGAGTGATCGTAAAGATCAGGAAGATTTTCGAAATCTGGTTTGTCAAAAAATTCCGTTAGCAAAGTTCCTGAAAAATGGCGAAATCTGGCTCGATGGTTTTCAAAACTTTTCTGCCCAGGATTATCAGATGATTCGCAATTTGGCAACAACAGTTAATGAAATCCATATTGCGTTACCCTACGATCCAAATCCTGACGCCAGAGATCAGGAGGTTTTTCAATTAACTCAAAATACCATCAATGCGCTTAAGCAAATTGGTGCGAGTAGCGCGGTTTCGTTTAAACTGGAGTCGGTTTCAGGAGATCTTGCTAAACAACCGGAACTCAAACATCTGGAAGCCAATCTTTTTGCTTACCCCAAAAAAATCTTTAATCAAGAAGTGCAAAAAATAACCTTAAACCAATGTCAAAACACCTGGGAAGAGGTGGAAACAGGGGCCCGCAAAATTATTGAGCTTATTCGCGACGACGGTTTTTCTTTTCGCGATATCGTTGTTCTGACTGGCGATATGGAGGAATATGGCAGTATCATCAAACGGGTTTTCACGCAATATAAAATCCCGTTTTTTATGGACGATTTACGGGCGATTGGCGATAACCACTTGATTGAGGCGGTGGTGACAGCGTTAGAGGTGATCCAGAATAATTACCGGATTGATGATGTTTTTGGTTTTGTTAAAACCGGTTTTGCAACGATTACCCTTGAAGAGTGTGAAGATTTGGAAAATTATGCGATTGAGTTCGGAATCCGGGGCAAACAATGGGAACGTGAATTTACCAGGATCAGCCAGAATGAGGCACTGGACCTTGAAAATTTGAATGTCCTCAGAAAAAGACTGATGATTCCGCTAGTCCAGTTAAAAGAAGCGATGGCACTGGGAAAAACCGCGAAAGATTATACCAAAGCGTTATATGACTTTTTAGTAGCGACAGCAATTCCTGAAAAAATTGATAGCTTAGTCGAAAAATTAACCGAAGCCGGTAATTATGAAGCGATGGAAATCTACCATCAGATTTGGAATATTCTGATCGAAGTTTTTGATCAAATTGTCGAAACCATGGGTGATGATGCGATGACGAAAGACGCTTATTTACGCATTTTAAAAAGCGGCTTTCAGGGTTATCAGCTGGGGATTATTCCGCCGCAGCGGGATTATGTCAGTATTACTGATTTACGACGAAGTCGCAGTAGTGCGTTTGAAGTATTGATCGTTTTTGGTTTAAATGAAGGGAAAATTCCTGGGAGCGGAACCGAACCAAATCTTTTTTCGGATTTAGAGCGGCAGATATTAGGTGCCCATCAGATTAAACTGCAAAATAACCGGAGTTTTCAAATGGATCAGGAACGATTTTTGGTTTATGATTTATTAACCAGACCCAAATCTCAGTTAGCACTACATTGGGCACTTGCCGATATGGAAGGAAAAACACAACAACCCAGTATTTTACTCAGTCAACTGGTTGAGATTTTTCCGAAAATTCAAATTAATTCGGCCATAAATGATGGCGTTGAGCGATTCTGGGAGCTTTTGAGTACCCCGGAAGGGACGCTGTGGCAGTTGATCAGTTATTTAAGAAACAATCAGGATGCCGATAATAACCCGGAAAAAATAAAGGCCGCGGCATTGTGGAACGTGGTGAAGGTGTGGTATAAAAATAATCCGGACTATCAAAAGCGCTATCAGAATTTGTTGACAGCGCTTAACTATACCGGGGTATCTCAGGAAATGACCGGGTCTGAGGCAACGACACTTTATGGAAAAAATCTGCGGACCAGCATAACGCGGTTGGAAACGCACCGGCAATGTCCTTTTTCGCATTACGTCAAATATGGATTAAAACCCCAGGGCCGGCCGATTTATAATATTGAAGCACCGGAAATCGGTACGTTGCTGCATGAACTGATTGATGGTTTTTTCAGAACCGTTCAAGCGAAAAATCTTGATCTGCGAAGCTTGCCCAAAACCCAACGGGATAAGATGGTTGAAGACGTTATGGCAAAATGTCTGCCGCAGATTAAAACTAACGTGTTTAACAGTACCGGACAAAATCAGTACCTGGGTAAAAAACTCGAACGAGTCGGGAAAAAGTCGATTGATATTTTGGTGCAGCAATTGTGCGCCGGTGAGTTTGAACCGAAAGCAACTGAATTTAGTTTTGAGAGAGAGGTCAGCTTGCCGGATACCCAGTTGGGTGAAGTGAAAATTTATGGAAAAATTGATCGTCTGGATTTATACGAAAAGGATGGCAATACTTGGGTCAAGGTGGTTGATTATAAAACCGGCAGCAAAAAATTAGGTTACGATGATATTTATTATGGATTATCGCTGCAATTGCTGGTTTATTTAGATGGAGCCATGATGGTCATTGATGCCGATGAATTACTGCCTGGCGGTACTTTCTACTTTTATGTCGATGATCCGATGCCGCGGTTGGATTTTGGTGAAAAAATTGAAGCAGCGATCAATAAATCTTTCAAATTAAATGGCTTGCTGTTGGATGACGCGGTTGTCATTGCGGCCATGGATCATAATAGTGACACCAAAACGTCAGAAATTTTACCGGTATATCGGTCGGAATTTAAATTAAGTCAAAACGAATTTGAAGAGATCATCGATTATGTCAGAAAAACCGTTGTTCGTCAGATTAAAAAGATTTATGAGGGCGATATAAAAATTCGCCCTTATAAAAAAGGTAACACCCGTGCCTGCCAATTTTGTGAGTATAAGGGCATTTGCCAATTTGATGATGAAATTATTAAAGGTGGTTACGACGTTTTAAAAGCGACCATGAAAAAAGAACAGTTTTTTAAATTAATTCAGGGAGGTGATACCGATGCAGTGGACCAGTGA
- the murI gene encoding glutamate racemase encodes MDNNGSIGVIDSGIGGFTVLKALQERLPNENYIYFGDSKRMPYGERENDELILLANSIIRDLENRGVKVVVLACNTLSSLIAELTSRVPLFSVIEAGVQETINWRERGLVGLIATTATVKNRGYEKELELWTEDIKYIAQGTHTLAKVINDGKSNLKSLKNNIREAVEPILLKGIKQGVVIEELLLGCTHFPIVSVTIRQMYPELELINPANGLVRQLNKHLTEFNYFNSQEKIGTTQILTTADYDIFERMIKELELDCDSLEITELKLR; translated from the coding sequence ATGGATAACAATGGATCCATTGGCGTCATCGATTCGGGTATCGGCGGTTTTACGGTACTTAAAGCACTTCAGGAGCGATTACCCAATGAAAACTATATCTATTTTGGTGATTCTAAACGGATGCCTTATGGCGAGCGGGAAAATGATGAGTTGATTCTATTAGCCAATAGTATTATCCGCGATTTAGAGAACCGTGGGGTAAAAGTGGTAGTTTTAGCATGTAATACCTTATCTTCGCTTATTGCCGAATTAACCTCGCGAGTCCCATTATTCAGTGTTATCGAAGCTGGGGTACAAGAAACCATAAATTGGCGGGAGCGCGGTTTGGTAGGACTTATTGCGACCACCGCAACGGTTAAAAACCGAGGGTATGAAAAAGAATTGGAACTTTGGACCGAAGATATTAAATACATTGCCCAAGGGACTCATACCTTGGCAAAAGTAATCAATGACGGAAAAAGTAATTTGAAAAGCTTAAAAAATAATATCCGAGAAGCCGTTGAACCAATTTTATTAAAGGGAATCAAACAAGGCGTCGTGATTGAAGAACTATTATTAGGTTGTACCCATTTTCCGATTGTATCGGTAACGATCCGGCAAATGTACCCGGAGCTTGAACTGATCAATCCGGCTAATGGTTTGGTCAGACAGCTCAACAAACACCTTACGGAGTTTAATTATTTTAACTCTCAGGAAAAAATCGGAACCACGCAGATTTTGACAACCGCCGATTATGATATTTTTGAGCGGATGATCAAAGAGTTGGAACTTGATTGTGATTCATTGGAAATAACTGAACTGAAATTAAGATAA
- a CDS encoding xanthine phosphoribosyltransferase → MELLETKIRQEGRVKGQGILKVDSFLNHQLDVALFEEMGKAFAKRFAGEEVNKILTIETSGIAIATSTARYFDYCPVVFGKKYVSLNLDDEIYSSDVYSYTKQQAYKIMVSKKYLSTTDRILIIDDFLANGKAVEALIDLIEQAGATLIGVGIAIEKGFQDGGTLIRQKGIPLESLAIVDEMSEEKGIIFRDQSGKK, encoded by the coding sequence ATGGAATTATTAGAAACTAAAATTAGACAAGAAGGCCGCGTCAAAGGCCAGGGAATTCTTAAGGTGGATTCTTTTTTAAATCATCAATTAGATGTGGCATTATTTGAAGAAATGGGAAAAGCCTTTGCCAAACGCTTTGCCGGAGAGGAAGTCAATAAAATACTGACTATTGAGACATCGGGAATTGCGATTGCCACGAGTACGGCCAGATATTTTGACTATTGTCCGGTGGTTTTTGGAAAAAAATATGTGTCACTGAATTTAGATGATGAAATCTATTCCAGTGATGTCTATTCCTATACTAAACAGCAAGCTTATAAAATTATGGTGTCAAAAAAATATTTAAGCACGACTGATCGTATTTTAATAATCGACGATTTTTTGGCGAATGGAAAAGCGGTGGAAGCTTTGATTGACCTGATTGAACAGGCTGGAGCAACCTTGATTGGGGTTGGTATTGCCATCGAAAAAGGATTTCAAGATGGCGGTACCCTGATTCGTCAAAAAGGAATTCCCCTGGAGTCGTTGGCAATCGTTGATGAAATGAGTGAGGAAAAAGGAATAATTTTCCGTGATCAATCAGGAAAGAAGTAA
- the addA gene encoding helicase-exonuclease AddAB subunit AddA produces the protein MQWTSDQLKAITNRDTNMLVSAAAGSGKTALLIQRIIRIVLEEKVGIDELLILTFTRGAAGEMKNRLNQALAKELENPQNDRSFLMKQMNSLGAASISTLHSFCLSILRQYFHQGDIDPGFSIGNDTEITLMLKETLEEVFEDEYQRAAQNQAESESFAVDIDFLDLVEKYSGNKNDQALKDTVETFYRFLATQPNPQDWCQKVLALFDCDEKSLELSVWGQALVKIIKTELQGAIDAAIKAEECSDCEGFEKTHEQMKGEVLMLQELKNQLNQNLIVALAGLKTLSYERFKGNAKSDKETNEQIKKYRDEAKTSISKLQKRFAINLDEMVAELHALKKPMADLVVLTERFWARFQEKKARKNLVDYNDLEQLTLKILTVQDVADEVRERYRYIFLDEYQDTNEMQETILKRIVRDNNYFMVGDVKQSIYRFRLADPTIFIGKYETFGMADNPQNSLVTLNQNFRSAQGVINGINAIFEKLMTPGLGEIDYDEQARLNKGLAHEGPYEKTEIHIIEEKKKADELDSYQDDGEEQEDLTSVEVEARFVASKIQALVGTQFFDTRQNQERTINYGDFGVLMRSAAGRGDVFLKVFSEMGIPTYFDGGTNYYESLEITMILNLLNLMDNQHQDLPLLSIMTSPIGNFTTTECTQLRIKHPEGFFYQAVETYCQEENDVLAEKLAVFYQNLKRWRDQSKLMPVEDFLWKIYLESGYYAFVGALPGGEQRQCNLRILLKRAGDYKKSTLKGLYQFIRFVENMKKHQQDISPPALVSNHQAVVRMMTIHKSKGLEFPIVFLVGTGKGFNKRSNYSQILFHKDLGICPDYVNLEKRYKHNSLAKEVCKAQSNIEMLSEEMRLLYVGMTRAEEKLYLVGTVKDRQKALQKWRDQPDEYHLINASSFLDWVMLAILGGTDHQELTLDLADFKIACHCSETLLSKNSKEEDESNLNAIAKPNEINNGSEMESDDQQNPLTISTAEKDAINKRLNYQYQAKAGDNLPSKMSVTEIKNYQQNDLTKQYAQQQPGPKFLETQQLDYTAAQRGSALHLLMAVIELEPISKQLNDHGEKELAVFLDDYLNKEIARMVRQEFLPEALAHTIRRDKLIRFYTSPLGVRLLVAEKIKREIPFNYAYSPVKVKKEWDGIKEKIIVQGIIDCAFIEDGQWVIIDYKTDYYQDLTQREEIIKSYQIQVNLYAEALAQLTGIKVKEKIIGLITMGENIKI, from the coding sequence ATGCAGTGGACCAGTGACCAGCTAAAGGCAATCACAAACCGAGATACTAATATGTTAGTTTCGGCCGCCGCCGGTTCAGGAAAAACAGCGTTGCTGATTCAGCGGATTATCCGGATCGTGTTAGAAGAAAAGGTTGGCATTGATGAACTGCTGATTTTAACATTTACCCGCGGGGCGGCCGGCGAAATGAAAAACCGTCTCAATCAGGCACTGGCAAAAGAATTGGAGAATCCCCAAAACGATCGTAGTTTTTTGATGAAACAAATGAATAGTTTAGGTGCGGCCTCGATTTCGACGCTCCATTCTTTTTGTTTGAGTATCTTGCGGCAGTATTTTCATCAAGGTGATATTGATCCCGGTTTTTCGATTGGCAATGATACGGAAATTACGTTGATGCTAAAAGAAACGCTGGAAGAAGTATTTGAAGATGAATATCAGCGGGCAGCGCAAAATCAAGCGGAGTCGGAAAGTTTTGCGGTCGATATTGATTTTTTGGATTTAGTTGAAAAATATAGTGGCAATAAAAATGATCAGGCGTTAAAAGACACCGTTGAGACCTTCTACCGATTTCTGGCGACGCAGCCTAATCCCCAAGATTGGTGTCAAAAAGTGTTGGCATTGTTTGATTGTGATGAAAAAAGTCTGGAGCTTTCGGTGTGGGGGCAGGCATTGGTAAAAATAATTAAAACCGAACTTCAGGGAGCTATCGATGCCGCAATCAAAGCCGAAGAATGCAGTGATTGCGAAGGTTTCGAAAAAACCCATGAGCAAATGAAGGGTGAAGTGTTAATGCTGCAGGAGCTGAAAAACCAGCTTAACCAAAATTTGATCGTTGCTCTGGCAGGTCTAAAAACGCTTAGTTATGAACGTTTTAAAGGTAATGCCAAAAGCGATAAAGAAACCAATGAACAGATCAAAAAATATCGCGATGAAGCCAAAACAAGTATCAGTAAGTTACAGAAACGGTTTGCCATCAATTTGGATGAAATGGTTGCAGAACTCCATGCGCTAAAAAAACCAATGGCTGATCTGGTGGTGTTAACCGAACGGTTTTGGGCCAGATTTCAGGAAAAAAAGGCCCGCAAAAACCTGGTTGACTACAATGACCTGGAACAATTAACGCTTAAAATTTTAACCGTTCAGGATGTGGCAGATGAGGTGCGAGAACGCTATCGTTATATTTTTTTAGATGAATATCAGGATACCAATGAAATGCAGGAAACGATTTTAAAACGGATTGTTCGGGATAATAACTATTTTATGGTCGGTGATGTCAAACAAAGTATTTATCGTTTTCGGCTGGCCGATCCGACCATTTTTATTGGTAAATATGAAACCTTTGGAATGGCCGATAATCCTCAAAACAGTCTGGTGACCTTGAATCAGAATTTTCGCTCGGCGCAAGGGGTCATCAATGGGATCAATGCGATTTTTGAAAAACTTATGACACCAGGTTTAGGCGAAATCGATTATGACGAACAGGCCCGGCTGAATAAAGGTTTGGCGCATGAAGGACCCTATGAAAAAACCGAGATCCATATCATTGAAGAAAAAAAGAAGGCCGATGAGCTTGACAGTTATCAAGATGATGGCGAAGAACAAGAGGATCTCACGTCCGTTGAGGTGGAAGCCCGATTCGTTGCCAGTAAAATTCAAGCGTTGGTGGGAACACAATTTTTTGATACCCGGCAGAATCAGGAACGGACCATTAATTATGGCGACTTTGGAGTATTAATGCGAAGTGCGGCAGGAAGAGGGGATGTTTTTCTCAAAGTATTTAGTGAAATGGGAATACCAACGTATTTTGATGGCGGTACCAATTATTATGAATCATTGGAAATTACGATGATTCTGAATCTTTTAAATCTAATGGATAATCAGCATCAAGATTTACCACTGCTGAGTATTATGACTTCGCCGATCGGAAATTTTACCACCACCGAATGTACTCAATTACGGATTAAACACCCTGAGGGATTTTTTTATCAGGCAGTGGAAACCTATTGTCAGGAAGAAAATGATGTGCTGGCCGAAAAACTAGCTGTATTTTATCAGAATTTGAAACGTTGGCGGGACCAATCAAAACTGATGCCAGTCGAAGATTTTTTATGGAAAATCTATTTAGAATCAGGTTATTATGCTTTTGTAGGTGCGTTGCCCGGTGGTGAGCAACGGCAATGCAATTTGCGAATTTTGTTAAAGCGGGCCGGCGACTATAAAAAATCGACCTTAAAAGGACTGTATCAATTTATCCGGTTTGTCGAAAATATGAAAAAACATCAGCAAGATATCTCACCGCCGGCGCTGGTTAGTAATCATCAAGCCGTTGTGCGAATGATGACCATCCATAAAAGCAAAGGTCTGGAATTTCCGATTGTGTTTTTAGTTGGAACCGGTAAAGGTTTTAATAAACGCAGTAATTACAGCCAAATCCTTTTCCATAAAGATTTAGGAATTTGTCCGGATTACGTTAATTTAGAAAAACGATACAAACATAATTCTTTAGCCAAAGAGGTTTGCAAGGCGCAAAGCAATATTGAGATGCTTTCCGAAGAAATGCGGCTTTTGTATGTCGGAATGACGCGGGCGGAAGAAAAACTTTATCTTGTCGGGACGGTTAAGGATCGCCAAAAAGCGTTGCAAAAGTGGCGTGACCAGCCGGATGAATATCATTTGATCAATGCTTCCAGTTTTTTAGACTGGGTTATGCTGGCGATTTTAGGCGGTACCGATCATCAGGAACTGACCTTGGATTTAGCGGATTTTAAAATAGCTTGTCATTGCAGTGAGACGCTATTGTCTAAAAACAGTAAGGAAGAAGATGAGAGCAATCTTAACGCAATTGCTAAACCCAATGAAATTAACAACGGCTCCGAAATGGAAAGTGATGATCAACAAAATCCGTTAACAATCAGCACAGCCGAAAAAGACGCCATTAATAAACGACTGAACTACCAATATCAAGCCAAAGCTGGTGATAACCTACCCAGTAAAATGAGCGTGACGGAAATAAAAAATTATCAACAAAATGATTTAACTAAGCAATATGCCCAGCAACAGCCGGGGCCAAAGTTCTTAGAAACGCAACAGTTGGATTATACCGCGGCACAACGGGGATCGGCACTGCACTTGTTAATGGCGGTGATTGAGCTGGAACCAATCAGCAAACAGCTAAACGACCACGGCGAAAAAGAACTAGCTGTTTTTTTGGATGATTACCTTAATAAAGAAATCGCCAGAATGGTTCGTCAAGAATTTCTGCCGGAAGCACTGGCACATACCATCAGACGTGATAAACTGATCCGTTTTTATACCTCGCCGTTAGGGGTACGCCTGTTAGTGGCAGAAAAAATCAAGCGGGAAATACCTTTTAATTATGCATATTCTCCCGTTAAAGTAAAAAAAGAATGGGACGGAATCAAGGAAAAAATAATTGTCCAGGGGATTATCGATTGCGCCTTTATTGAAGATGGGCAATGGGTAATCATTGATTATAAAACCGATTATTATCAGGATTTGACTCAGCGCGAAGAAATAATAAAAAGTTATCAAATTCAAGTCAATCTTTACGCCGAAGCGTTGGCACAATTAACGGGCATTAAGGTGAAGGAAAAAATCATTGGCTTGATTACGATGGGCGAAAATATCAAGATTTGA
- the trpS gene encoding tryptophan--tRNA ligase: MTTEAPVKKIVYSGIQPSGTFTIGNYFGAMKNWVQMQEDYRSIFCVVDLHAITMPQNPADLRRRTYESIALLLALGIDPEKSILYVQSMVPEHSELAWILNCSTYMGELSRMTQFKDKSQKQGENIRVGLFEYPVLMAADILLYQTDLVPVGNDQRQHVELARDIAMRFNQNYGNVFKVPEAYFGESGARIMSLQEPARKMSKSDENINAFVSLLDDSKTIVKKFKRAVTDSDMAVTHNREEKPGVSNLMEIYACATGKTLDEITQEFEGKGYGDFKQAVGESVADTLLPVQNEYQRLLNEKAYLEQIMHTHAEKASQIAWRTLAKVRKKVGFVTV; encoded by the coding sequence ATGACAACGGAAGCACCAGTAAAAAAAATAGTATACAGCGGAATACAACCATCCGGAACATTTACCATCGGAAATTATTTTGGCGCCATGAAAAATTGGGTCCAGATGCAGGAGGATTACCGCAGTATTTTTTGCGTCGTAGATCTCCATGCCATCACGATGCCGCAAAATCCGGCTGACTTGAGAAGACGAACCTATGAATCGATTGCCTTGCTGCTAGCCCTTGGCATTGACCCCGAAAAATCGATTCTTTATGTACAGTCGATGGTACCGGAACATTCAGAACTGGCCTGGATTTTAAACTGTTCAACCTATATGGGTGAACTTAGCCGAATGACCCAGTTTAAAGATAAATCCCAAAAACAAGGGGAAAATATTCGCGTTGGTTTGTTTGAATACCCGGTCTTGATGGCGGCTGATATTCTTTTATATCAAACCGATTTAGTGCCAGTGGGGAACGATCAAAGGCAGCATGTGGAATTGGCTAGAGATATCGCAATGCGTTTCAACCAAAACTATGGAAATGTGTTTAAAGTACCGGAAGCTTATTTTGGCGAATCTGGGGCTCGGATTATGAGTCTTCAGGAGCCGGCGCGTAAAATGTCAAAATCGGATGAAAATATCAATGCTTTTGTGTCATTGCTCGACGATTCTAAAACGATTGTGAAGAAATTTAAACGTGCGGTGACAGACTCGGATATGGCGGTTACCCATAATCGTGAAGAAAAACCGGGGGTTTCTAATTTGATGGAAATTTATGCTTGTGCCACTGGTAAAACATTGGACGAGATTACCCAAGAATTTGAAGGAAAAGGATATGGTGATTTCAAACAGGCGGTTGGTGAATCGGTTGCTGACACCCTACTTCCGGTTCAGAACGAATACCAGCGATTGTTAAATGAAAAAGCATATCTGGAACAGATCATGCATACCCACGCCGAAAAAGCCTCTCAGATTGCCTGGAGAACCTTGGCTAAGGTGCGAAAAAAAGTCGGTTTTGTGACCGTCTAA